The following proteins are encoded in a genomic region of Leptospira langatensis:
- a CDS encoding lysophospholipid acyltransferase family protein: protein MSLTESIHDKIKTPPVKIPDSALKTGIYDLTKEELGSPIELREGVTLRYLTPPHRKRWLLDKLLLGSDLTFLYGYFRQIIRGRKDALAGTFFDPRWIELSGGILELMEGCGGKFQIEGIENVISPKGPVIFAGNHMSVLETFVFPYFLVPHRRVTYVVKESLIKGNFFGPIMRTRDPIAVGRENPREDLVKVLEEGVALLKKGVSIVVFPQSTRTISFNPAEFNSIAVKLAARAGVQVVPFAIKTDFWQNGKLMKDLGTLSRKNTIHMKFGKAIDPKEDSRKAQETLLNFVLTNLKEWKVPILDSNS from the coding sequence GTGAGCCTAACCGAATCCATACACGATAAAATCAAAACTCCTCCCGTAAAAATTCCGGACTCCGCCTTAAAAACAGGCATCTACGATCTCACAAAAGAAGAATTAGGTTCTCCGATAGAATTAAGAGAAGGAGTAACCCTACGTTATCTTACTCCGCCCCATCGCAAAAGATGGTTGTTAGATAAACTTCTTTTAGGTAGCGATCTCACTTTCTTATACGGTTACTTCCGCCAGATCATAAGAGGAAGAAAGGATGCGCTGGCCGGGACCTTCTTCGATCCAAGATGGATCGAATTATCCGGTGGTATCTTGGAACTGATGGAAGGTTGCGGAGGAAAATTCCAGATCGAAGGAATTGAGAACGTGATCTCCCCAAAGGGCCCCGTAATCTTTGCGGGAAATCATATGAGCGTTCTTGAAACATTCGTATTCCCTTATTTTCTCGTTCCTCACAGAAGAGTGACCTATGTAGTTAAGGAAAGTTTAATTAAAGGGAATTTCTTCGGTCCGATCATGAGGACAAGGGATCCGATCGCAGTAGGAAGGGAAAATCCTAGAGAAGATCTCGTAAAAGTATTGGAAGAAGGAGTTGCGCTCTTAAAAAAAGGCGTATCTATCGTAGTATTCCCGCAGAGCACAAGAACGATCAGCTTCAATCCGGCAGAATTCAACTCAATTGCAGTTAAGCTAGCTGCGAGAGCAGGAGTGCAAGTAGTCCCATTCGCGATCAAAACCGATTTTTGGCAAAATGGGAAATTGATGAAGGATCTAGGAACTCTTTCCAGAAAGAATACGATCCACATGAAATTCGGCAAGGCGATCGATCCGAAGGAAGATTCGAGGAAAGCTCAGGAAACTCTTTTGAATTTTGTATTAACGAATCTGAAAGAATGGAAGGTGCCGATCCTCGACTCCAACTCCTGA
- a CDS encoding sensor histidine kinase, translating to MQDRNENLGDIQLSSLSYETKALEFVSELFDIYSWEWRQGEEEIHPPSELIERIGLNEKNSSFHDLISVIDPEHASEFANAIQEAKKGILFRTEELRITVPGKTPLYFKVGIKPIPSRKEYNLIFLFQDITRVRSAQEMGKKIENSLSQSERTFIGAFENSGIGMALVSDKGKWLKVNRKLCEMLGYTEEELFTKTFQDITHPDDLSKDLNRVQAMLEGDIDSYKIEKRYFHKNGETIWINLSVSIVRDQFGKFLYFVSQIEDITEKKKAEESLLAINYEMRQILDSATHVSIIRTDPNGMIQLFSRGAENLFGYKAEEIVGQYTTEYLHDLEDTLKRSKELSNSLGTEIRGFDTYSEIAKRSTYDSRVWRYKRKDGSLFPMHLVLTAVRGQNSEITGFLGIGTDVSGSVEYQERLEETKRQLEALTEQLSRKNAQLLNYAHITSHNLRAPTSNLISLVELIEESKSQEDILSLVGKFKVSVNYLQETLNSLVEVLRIQEGNNRKIETVKFRSVLDKILKILEGQILETHAEVRFDFSALEEWQYDKVYMESILLNLLSNSIKYRSPDRTPKIYIQSQISEGQAYLIVEDNGLGIDLKKYQSKLFGLHKTFHRHPDAKGVGLFLTKSQIEALDGRISVESELNKGTKMIIELYKPKVFSSNGID from the coding sequence ATGCAAGATCGAAATGAGAACTTAGGCGATATACAATTATCCTCTCTTTCTTACGAAACCAAAGCCTTGGAATTCGTTTCCGAATTATTCGATATCTACTCTTGGGAATGGAGACAGGGAGAAGAGGAGATACACCCTCCTTCCGAACTCATAGAACGCATCGGATTGAACGAAAAGAACTCTTCTTTCCATGATCTCATCTCCGTTATAGATCCGGAACATGCATCTGAATTTGCAAACGCAATCCAAGAAGCAAAGAAAGGGATCCTCTTCCGAACGGAAGAACTTAGGATCACTGTCCCGGGCAAAACCCCTCTCTACTTTAAGGTGGGAATCAAACCTATTCCTTCCCGCAAGGAATATAATCTGATCTTTTTATTCCAGGACATCACTCGCGTTCGTTCCGCTCAGGAAATGGGAAAGAAGATAGAGAACAGCCTCTCACAGAGCGAACGAACATTTATCGGTGCCTTTGAGAATAGCGGGATCGGAATGGCACTAGTTTCCGACAAAGGAAAATGGCTGAAGGTAAATCGTAAGCTCTGTGAGATGTTGGGTTATACCGAAGAGGAATTATTCACCAAAACCTTTCAGGACATCACACATCCCGATGATCTCTCCAAGGACCTGAATAGAGTGCAGGCTATGCTCGAAGGTGATATCGATTCCTATAAGATAGAAAAGAGATATTTCCATAAGAACGGAGAGACGATCTGGATCAATCTAAGCGTGTCTATCGTAAGGGACCAATTCGGTAAATTCCTATACTTCGTTTCTCAAATAGAGGATATCACGGAAAAGAAAAAGGCAGAGGAATCCCTACTTGCGATCAATTATGAGATGAGACAGATCTTGGACTCCGCCACTCATGTTTCCATCATTCGTACGGATCCGAATGGGATGATCCAACTGTTCAGCAGGGGCGCCGAGAATCTATTCGGATACAAGGCAGAAGAGATTGTAGGACAGTACACCACCGAATATCTTCATGACTTAGAGGACACTTTAAAAAGAAGCAAGGAGCTCTCCAACTCTCTTGGAACAGAGATCAGGGGTTTCGATACCTACAGCGAGATCGCTAAAAGAAGCACTTACGACTCAAGAGTCTGGAGATACAAGAGAAAGGACGGATCCCTCTTTCCGATGCATCTGGTACTGACTGCAGTGAGAGGACAAAACTCGGAGATCACAGGATTCTTAGGAATAGGGACCGATGTTTCTGGATCGGTGGAATACCAGGAAAGATTAGAAGAGACCAAAAGACAACTGGAAGCTCTCACGGAACAATTGAGCAGAAAAAATGCTCAGCTCCTAAACTATGCGCATATCACTTCTCACAACCTAAGAGCTCCGACGAGCAATCTGATCTCACTTGTAGAATTGATAGAAGAATCCAAATCCCAGGAAGATATCCTTTCCTTGGTGGGGAAATTCAAGGTTTCCGTAAACTACTTGCAAGAAACATTAAATAGCCTCGTAGAAGTGCTTCGCATCCAAGAGGGCAATAATCGAAAGATCGAAACTGTCAAATTCCGATCCGTTTTGGATAAGATCCTTAAGATCTTAGAAGGACAGATCCTGGAGACACATGCGGAAGTTCGTTTCGATTTTTCCGCTTTGGAGGAATGGCAATATGATAAGGTCTATATGGAAAGTATCCTTCTAAATCTTCTATCCAATTCGATTAAATATAGATCCCCAGATCGTACTCCAAAGATCTACATCCAGTCACAGATCTCAGAGGGGCAAGCCTACTTGATTGTAGAGGACAATGGGCTCGGGATCGATCTGAAGAAATACCAAAGTAAACTTTTTGGACTTCATAAAACGTTTCACAGACATCCGGATGCAAAGGGTGTAGGACTATTCTTGACCAAGTCCCAAATAGAAGCTTTGGACGGAAGGATCTCCGTCGAAAGCGAATTGAATAAGGGAACAAAAATGATAATCGAATTATATAAACCGAAAGTGTTTTCGAGTAACGGGATCGACTGA
- a CDS encoding LysR family transcriptional regulator, with protein sequence MEFRQIRYFLEISEAGTFQRAASRLGLTQPALSRQISLLETELGVRVLERGGKGVRLTHEGEIFYQYSQQMKELWDRMQEDLSGDKELKGHYSISAGGTVSAWILPPILKEILQKRPKLSLSVREGDAQETKDAVLKGEADLGILTGPISEPGLTSLEFLSDRIFPVASKDHPIFSKKKIRAEDLFKESFVLFHPASALRKAVEKKIKSFAKEIRPKIGMELRSVESVIRSLEEGLGIGFLSEYSITPKLRKIQLEDWITERKFYLCYKKKIRSGVSLLAEEIYSYGRKGI encoded by the coding sequence ATGGAATTCAGACAGATCCGTTATTTCTTGGAGATCTCGGAGGCAGGCACCTTCCAGAGGGCCGCTTCTCGATTGGGACTGACCCAGCCTGCCTTATCCAGGCAGATCTCTCTTTTGGAAACGGAACTTGGGGTCAGGGTCTTAGAGAGAGGGGGAAAGGGAGTTCGACTGACGCATGAGGGAGAGATCTTTTATCAATACTCCCAGCAAATGAAGGAACTCTGGGACAGAATGCAGGAAGACCTTTCGGGGGATAAGGAATTGAAGGGTCATTATTCTATTTCCGCAGGGGGAACCGTATCCGCTTGGATCCTTCCACCTATCTTGAAGGAGATCCTACAAAAAAGGCCCAAGCTTTCCCTTTCCGTGAGAGAAGGAGATGCCCAGGAAACCAAGGATGCTGTCCTAAAAGGAGAAGCGGACCTGGGAATCTTGACTGGACCGATCTCCGAGCCCGGATTGACTTCCTTAGAATTCTTGTCGGATAGGATCTTTCCTGTTGCTTCTAAGGATCATCCCATCTTCTCCAAAAAGAAGATCAGGGCCGAAGATCTATTCAAAGAGTCTTTCGTACTATTTCATCCTGCCTCCGCATTGAGAAAGGCAGTGGAAAAGAAGATCAAATCCTTTGCAAAGGAGATCCGGCCTAAGATCGGAATGGAGCTTAGGAGTGTAGAATCTGTGATCCGTTCTTTAGAAGAGGGACTTGGGATCGGCTTCTTGTCTGAATATTCGATCACACCCAAACTCAGGAAAATACAGCTCGAAGATTGGATCACTGAAAGAAAGTTCTATTTATGTTATAAGAAGAAGATCCGAAGCGGAGTATCCCTTCTTGCAGAAGAGATCTATTCGTATGGAAGAAAAGGAATATGA
- the leuC gene encoding 3-isopropylmalate dehydratase large subunit: MGKTLYDKIWESRKVSRSEKEDLLYVDRHILHEVTSAQAFAGLREKGRRIRRPDLTFGVVDHNVSTRNRKDKGAAGPISKLQIETMEKNCEQFGLRLFGPEDPEQGIVHVLGPELGFPVPGGVLVCGDSHTATQGAFGTLAFGIGTSEVEHVLATQTLKQSKVRSMLVRFIGEPAYGITAKDVVLALITKIGTAGGQGYVLEYSGSWISSLSMEGRMTLCNMSIEAGARAGLIAPDRITFDYLKGRRLSPKGEEFQKAVEYWETFFSDPDAVFDKEIEFDISKIEPQVTWGTNPAQSLSIDSVVPDPDRFEDSIKKETGWRALEYMDLKPGTPLSEIHIDKVFIGSCTNSRIEDLRAAAEVAKGRKVHPKVLALVVPGSGAVKRQAESEGLDKIFLEAGFEWREPGCSLCLGMNDDVLLPGERCASTSNRNFEGRQGRGGRTHLVSPTMAVAAAVFGKFTDVRKLA; this comes from the coding sequence ATGGGCAAGACTTTATACGATAAGATCTGGGAGAGCCGAAAGGTTTCCCGTTCGGAGAAGGAGGACCTTCTCTATGTGGATAGACATATCCTGCATGAGGTGACTTCCGCTCAGGCATTTGCCGGCTTAAGGGAGAAAGGAAGAAGGATCCGAAGACCGGATCTTACCTTCGGAGTGGTAGATCATAATGTTTCCACTCGGAACAGAAAGGATAAGGGAGCCGCGGGTCCGATCTCCAAATTGCAGATTGAGACCATGGAAAAGAACTGTGAACAATTCGGTCTTCGTTTATTCGGACCGGAAGATCCGGAACAAGGGATTGTGCATGTTCTTGGACCGGAGCTTGGCTTTCCGGTTCCCGGAGGCGTCTTGGTATGCGGGGATTCTCATACAGCCACCCAAGGCGCCTTCGGGACATTGGCATTCGGGATAGGAACAAGTGAAGTGGAGCATGTACTTGCCACTCAAACATTAAAACAATCTAAAGTAAGGTCTATGCTAGTCCGTTTCATAGGAGAGCCTGCCTATGGGATCACTGCTAAGGATGTTGTCTTGGCACTCATTACGAAGATAGGGACTGCCGGAGGACAGGGATACGTTTTGGAATACTCAGGATCTTGGATCAGTTCGCTTTCCATGGAAGGAAGAATGACCCTTTGCAATATGAGCATTGAAGCCGGTGCGAGAGCAGGACTGATCGCTCCCGACCGGATCACATTCGATTATTTGAAAGGAAGAAGGCTAAGTCCCAAAGGAGAAGAGTTCCAGAAAGCAGTAGAATACTGGGAGACATTCTTCTCCGATCCGGATGCCGTTTTTGACAAGGAAATCGAATTCGATATTTCTAAAATAGAACCTCAGGTAACTTGGGGAACGAACCCGGCCCAAAGTTTGTCTATCGATTCGGTCGTTCCCGATCCGGACAGATTCGAAGATAGTATCAAAAAAGAAACCGGATGGAGAGCGTTAGAATATATGGATCTAAAACCGGGAACTCCTCTTTCCGAGATCCATATCGATAAGGTATTCATAGGCTCTTGCACCAATTCCAGAATAGAAGACTTGAGAGCCGCAGCCGAAGTCGCCAAAGGAAGAAAGGTGCATCCTAAGGTACTAGCACTCGTAGTCCCGGGTTCGGGAGCGGTAAAACGTCAGGCGGAATCGGAAGGATTGGATAAGATCTTTTTGGAAGCTGGCTTCGAGTGGAGAGAACCCGGCTGCTCTCTTTGCTTGGGAATGAACGATGATGTATTACTTCCCGGAGAAAGATGTGCTTCTACATCCAATCGGAATTTCGAAGGAAGACAAGGACGCGGAGGACGAACTCACTTAGTTAGTCCTACGATGGCAGTGGCCGCTGCGGTCTTCGGCAAATTTACGGACGTGAGGAAATTAGCATGA
- a CDS encoding enoyl-CoA hydratase-related protein, translating to MPNSPLLTKIHDVPGGRILQIIMNRPEVHNAVNKEMADLFLETWKNFREDPSLTVAVLHGAGDKSFSAGADLTALDLLAGLYTSDVEKKDYAKKDPGPMGGTRIVQKKPVITVSHGYTYAGGLELFCHGHIRIAEPQAIFSVACRRWGVPLVDGGTVYLPRLIGWGGALPMIITGQRIRAERAYQLGLVWEMTKKGKGLERAMSYATQICRQPKDAMLADLSSVIDGWDLPVSEALVLEAENTYPVMDSQSTKDGVKRFLEGDRFWFR from the coding sequence ATGCCTAATTCTCCACTTTTGACGAAGATCCACGATGTTCCTGGTGGTCGCATCTTGCAGATCATTATGAATCGACCCGAAGTCCATAATGCAGTGAATAAGGAAATGGCGGATCTATTTCTGGAAACCTGGAAGAATTTCCGGGAGGATCCTTCCTTGACTGTTGCCGTTCTGCATGGAGCAGGAGATAAATCTTTTTCCGCGGGAGCAGATCTGACTGCTTTGGATCTACTCGCCGGTCTCTACACAAGCGATGTGGAGAAGAAGGATTACGCGAAGAAGGATCCTGGACCAATGGGAGGCACTCGGATCGTTCAAAAGAAGCCGGTGATCACTGTCTCTCATGGCTACACGTACGCGGGAGGTTTGGAATTGTTCTGTCACGGGCATATTCGCATTGCGGAACCCCAAGCGATCTTCTCCGTTGCTTGTAGAAGATGGGGAGTTCCTCTCGTTGATGGAGGAACAGTATATCTTCCCCGCTTGATCGGATGGGGAGGAGCCTTGCCTATGATCATCACCGGACAGAGGATCCGAGCCGAAAGGGCCTACCAATTAGGACTCGTTTGGGAAATGACGAAAAAAGGGAAGGGACTTGAAAGAGCCATGTCGTATGCTACCCAAATTTGCAGACAACCTAAGGATGCTATGCTTGCGGATCTTTCTTCCGTGATAGATGGTTGGGATCTGCCGGTATCGGAGGCTCTCGTTCTGGAGGCGGAGAATACTTATCCTGTGATGGATAGCCAAAGTACCAAGGACGGAGTGAAACGGTTTTTAGAAGGGGATCGTTTCTGGTTTCGTTGA
- the epsC gene encoding serine O-acetyltransferase EpsC, whose amino-acid sequence MQETKEKPSLSNLEKTNGNLIRPGSEDRYSLFLDSIHRKQNEDPHSYGGRQVAGDFIRELFDILFAGFFSDLSFRDKTQVEDSISRFLLDAKKKLQPYLTSNSAPSSLNINDVLSKFQSELPNLYDSVWMDAIAAFEGDPAAESVKEVILAYPGFYAIAVHRVAHVLHKLQVPIFPRMLSEFAHEKTGIDIHPGAKIGKSFFMDHGTGIVIGGTSIIADNVKIYQGVTLGALSVDKSLASIKRHPTIEENVIIYAGATILGGDTVIGRNSVIGGNTWLTHSVPPFSVVYQKNEVRVRNSKELDDVIDFSI is encoded by the coding sequence ATGCAGGAAACTAAAGAGAAGCCAAGTTTGAGCAATTTAGAAAAAACGAATGGGAATCTGATCCGCCCAGGATCGGAAGATAGATATTCCCTCTTTTTGGATTCGATCCATAGGAAACAAAATGAAGATCCTCATAGCTATGGAGGACGCCAAGTTGCCGGAGATTTTATCCGGGAATTGTTCGATATTCTTTTCGCAGGCTTTTTTTCCGATCTGAGCTTTCGGGATAAGACCCAAGTAGAGGACAGTATTTCCAGATTCCTACTCGATGCGAAGAAGAAACTGCAACCCTATCTTACTAGCAACTCGGCTCCTTCTTCTTTGAATATAAACGACGTACTGTCCAAATTCCAGAGCGAGCTGCCGAACCTGTATGATTCCGTTTGGATGGATGCGATTGCGGCTTTCGAAGGAGATCCTGCCGCCGAAAGCGTGAAGGAAGTCATTCTTGCCTACCCGGGTTTCTATGCAATCGCAGTGCATCGAGTCGCCCATGTATTACATAAATTGCAAGTTCCTATCTTTCCGAGAATGCTAAGTGAGTTCGCCCATGAAAAGACTGGGATCGATATCCATCCGGGTGCAAAGATAGGCAAGTCCTTCTTCATGGATCATGGAACAGGGATCGTGATCGGAGGAACCTCCATAATTGCGGACAATGTTAAGATCTACCAAGGAGTAACCTTAGGGGCCTTGTCCGTGGACAAGAGTCTTGCTAGTATAAAACGTCATCCTACGATCGAAGAGAACGTGATCATCTACGCGGGGGCTACCATCCTAGGCGGGGACACAGTGATCGGGAGGAATAGTGTGATCGGAGGAAATACTTGGCTCACCCATAGTGTCCCTCCTTTCTCGGTCGTGTATCAGAAGAATGAGGTAAGGGTCCGAAATTCCAAAGAATTGGACGACGTGATCGATTTTTCCATCTAA
- a CDS encoding family 2A encapsulin nanocompartment cargo protein cysteine desulfurase — MTTSDPFPGDLNGWNFRNSGREVPIDPNLIAELAREFLGSYSRSTGTEEFILSNASDPTRVGSSAGNVSSPQVLENIPSKAPSTNYAKEVSGTEYQRIADPFSFTPSLIPSVELSSGNFDLSYARKDFPILQEKVNGRDLVWLDNAATTHKPQSVIDRLSYFYQHENSNIHRGAHTLAARATDAYEAAREKVKQFLNSSSSEEIVFVRGATEAINLVAQTWGRKNIGKDDEILISWLEHHANIVPWQMLCAEKGAKLKVIPVDETGQIILTEYQRLLTPRTKLVAFTQVSNALGTVTPVEDMTRQAHSIGAKVLVDGAQAVSHMKVDVQAIDCDFYVFSGHKVFAPTGIGVLFGKKDVLEAMPPWQGGGNMIQDVTFEKTVYQSAPFRFEAGTGNIADAVGLGAAIDYLHRIGMDRVAEYEHSLLEYGTKQLQRVPGLRMIGTAREKAGVLSFILDGFKTEDVGRYLAQEGIAVRSGHHCAQPILRRFGLESTVRPSLAIYNTCEDIDALINALFDLVGGRSSGPL; from the coding sequence ATGACTACAAGTGATCCCTTTCCGGGCGATCTGAATGGCTGGAATTTTAGAAATTCAGGAAGAGAGGTTCCCATCGATCCGAACCTGATTGCGGAATTAGCTAGGGAATTTCTCGGCTCTTATTCGAGATCTACGGGAACAGAAGAGTTCATTTTATCGAATGCATCTGATCCGACTAGAGTTGGCTCTTCTGCAGGGAATGTTTCTTCCCCGCAAGTGCTTGAGAATATCCCTTCGAAAGCGCCTTCTACAAATTATGCGAAAGAAGTTTCCGGAACGGAATACCAGAGAATAGCTGATCCATTTAGTTTTACTCCGAGTCTGATCCCTTCGGTGGAATTATCTTCCGGGAATTTCGATCTATCTTATGCAAGAAAGGATTTTCCCATCTTGCAAGAGAAGGTGAACGGAAGGGACTTGGTTTGGTTGGACAATGCGGCCACTACTCATAAGCCTCAATCCGTGATCGATAGGCTCTCTTATTTCTACCAACATGAAAATTCGAATATTCACAGGGGAGCTCATACTCTCGCCGCAAGGGCGACTGACGCGTATGAGGCTGCTCGGGAGAAGGTGAAGCAATTCTTGAATTCTTCTTCCTCCGAAGAGATCGTCTTTGTGAGAGGAGCGACCGAAGCGATCAACCTAGTCGCGCAGACATGGGGAAGAAAGAACATTGGAAAGGATGATGAGATCCTGATCAGTTGGCTCGAGCACCACGCGAACATCGTTCCTTGGCAGATGCTTTGTGCAGAAAAGGGGGCTAAGCTCAAAGTAATTCCTGTGGACGAGACCGGTCAGATCATTCTCACCGAATACCAAAGACTTCTTACTCCAAGAACAAAGTTAGTTGCATTCACTCAAGTCTCCAATGCCTTAGGGACTGTGACACCTGTGGAAGACATGACGAGGCAGGCTCATTCGATAGGAGCGAAGGTGCTTGTGGATGGCGCACAGGCTGTCTCTCATATGAAAGTGGACGTGCAAGCGATCGATTGCGATTTCTACGTATTCTCCGGACATAAGGTTTTTGCTCCGACTGGGATCGGTGTGCTTTTCGGTAAGAAGGACGTACTGGAGGCAATGCCTCCTTGGCAGGGTGGTGGGAACATGATCCAAGATGTTACCTTTGAAAAGACGGTATACCAATCGGCTCCTTTTAGATTCGAGGCAGGCACGGGAAACATTGCGGACGCGGTAGGCCTTGGTGCTGCCATCGATTATCTGCATAGGATCGGAATGGATCGGGTAGCAGAGTATGAACATTCGCTTTTGGAATATGGGACCAAACAGTTGCAAAGAGTTCCCGGCTTAAGAATGATCGGAACTGCAAGGGAGAAGGCGGGTGTCCTGTCCTTTATACTCGACGGTTTTAAGACAGAGGATGTGGGACGTTATCTGGCACAGGAGGGGATCGCAGTTCGGTCAGGCCACCATTGTGCACAACCGATCTTAAGACGTTTCGGATTGGAAAGCACAGTTCGTCCTTCTTTAGCGATCTATAATACTTGCGAGGATATAGACGCGCTTATAAACGCTCTATTCGACTTGGTAGGGGGAAGGAGTTCCGGTCCTCTGTAA
- the leuD gene encoding 3-isopropylmalate dehydratase small subunit has translation MNPKTWTIHEGVIASIPRADIDTDQILPKQFMKKIERNGFGKHLFHDWRYKDVEGNIQNPEFVLNQGPFQNASILIVGENFGCGSSREHAPWALADFGIRAILSVSFADIFSINAAKNGIALVRLKEEEIKKIQEEVQKHPGKTLTVDLDTLQVRSDEQNFSFYLEQGSVDRIRNGWDDIDLTLREEEKIRSFESGFFTEHRYLSVSWEA, from the coding sequence ATGAACCCTAAAACTTGGACAATACACGAAGGAGTGATCGCATCCATTCCTAGAGCGGATATCGATACGGACCAGATCCTTCCCAAACAATTCATGAAAAAGATCGAAAGAAATGGTTTTGGAAAACATCTATTCCACGATTGGAGATACAAGGATGTGGAAGGGAATATTCAAAATCCTGAATTCGTTTTGAACCAGGGGCCTTTTCAGAACGCGAGCATTCTAATCGTAGGAGAAAACTTCGGATGCGGATCGAGTAGAGAGCACGCTCCTTGGGCCTTAGCCGATTTCGGGATCCGTGCGATCCTATCCGTTTCCTTTGCAGATATCTTTTCCATCAACGCTGCAAAGAACGGGATCGCTTTAGTTCGACTAAAGGAAGAAGAGATCAAAAAAATCCAGGAAGAAGTCCAAAAACATCCCGGTAAGACTCTTACTGTGGATCTGGACACTCTCCAAGTAAGATCGGATGAGCAAAACTTTTCCTTCTACTTGGAGCAAGGATCTGTGGATCGGATCCGAAACGGTTGGGACGATATCGACCTGACCTTAAGGGAAGAAGAGAAGATCCGAAGCTTCGAATCCGGATTTTTTACCGAACACCGATATCTATCGGTTTCTTGGGAGGCATAA
- a CDS encoding OmpP1/FadL family transporter: protein MQEKEKGPDTFRPISNDILGSKKNKIQKHSFFLIFLVLILGSGNGLLAIDGLYFNAINARYSGLAGAGYGLGGSPVDVDLNPANLSLTKGKKIEFGLGASLIQNRYKDRFEDSNPNLNYQNDKSTNVLGPGPYIALKLPVTDTIDYGISLYVAGGASGGVDKITRNTPTGQTVNQWAGTNLPGPLGNSNQLKESNSNTFAVVKLVNGFSVKLGDLALGASVEAVYGSQKLNQKYYDITGNIEIPGQGYYYQSSKNAFALGGILGANYTFSDWFRLGYAYQAHVGIPLNGGYNVGVNNSKYYHETGVSYTFNLPEKHTLGFAFGPENLKFALDLVYTNYGSYLRKANQTLQDPWLPTPLGNTGSADAHLNFRDQWAAILGIEYKPSSSWVLRTGYAYNSPMVKSNALGGTTGGFFSLTDLVSAGFSYLFDKWSLDLALSYNIPRKTIEGGKGTDWDLSHSVGVVGNANLTGYSYNSQARIPSFNIGATRSFD, encoded by the coding sequence ATGCAAGAGAAAGAGAAAGGGCCAGATACATTTCGCCCAATAAGTAACGACATACTCGGATCAAAAAAGAATAAGATCCAAAAACATTCATTTTTTCTAATATTCTTGGTCTTGATCCTAGGCTCCGGGAATGGACTTCTTGCGATCGACGGATTGTATTTTAACGCGATCAATGCAAGGTATTCCGGTCTCGCTGGGGCGGGTTACGGTCTGGGAGGTTCTCCCGTAGATGTGGATCTGAATCCGGCCAACCTTTCCCTAACAAAGGGGAAGAAGATCGAATTCGGTTTGGGAGCCTCTCTCATTCAGAACAGATACAAGGATCGATTCGAAGATTCGAATCCGAACCTGAATTATCAAAACGATAAGTCCACGAATGTATTGGGCCCAGGACCATATATCGCTCTTAAACTTCCGGTTACGGATACGATCGATTACGGTATATCTCTTTATGTAGCGGGTGGGGCCTCGGGAGGTGTGGATAAGATCACCCGAAATACTCCCACTGGCCAAACCGTAAATCAATGGGCAGGCACAAATTTACCCGGACCGCTTGGAAATTCCAACCAACTCAAGGAATCCAATTCCAATACGTTTGCAGTGGTAAAGCTCGTGAACGGATTCTCGGTAAAATTAGGGGATCTCGCGTTGGGAGCAAGTGTAGAGGCAGTCTACGGTTCCCAAAAATTAAACCAGAAATATTACGATATTACCGGGAATATAGAGATCCCAGGACAAGGATATTATTACCAAAGCTCTAAGAACGCATTTGCGTTAGGCGGAATATTAGGAGCGAATTATACCTTCAGCGATTGGTTCCGATTGGGGTATGCGTATCAGGCTCATGTGGGGATTCCTTTGAACGGAGGATATAATGTAGGCGTCAATAATTCCAAGTACTATCACGAGACTGGAGTATCCTATACGTTCAATCTGCCTGAGAAACATACCCTTGGATTCGCCTTCGGTCCGGAGAATCTGAAATTCGCTTTGGATCTAGTGTATACGAATTACGGTTCTTATCTTAGGAAAGCAAATCAAACCCTGCAAGATCCATGGCTACCGACTCCTCTCGGAAACACAGGCTCTGCGGATGCACACTTGAATTTCAGGGACCAATGGGCCGCTATCCTCGGCATAGAATACAAGCCTAGTTCTTCTTGGGTACTTCGAACCGGATACGCGTATAATTCTCCGATGGTAAAAAGCAATGCGTTAGGCGGAACTACGGGTGGATTCTTCTCTCTTACCGATCTGGTCTCCGCAGGATTTAGTTACTTGTTCGACAAATGGAGCTTAGATCTTGCTCTTTCTTATAATATTCCGCGCAAAACGATAGAAGGTGGAAAGGGAACGGATTGGGATCTATCTCATTCGGTGGGAGTAGTGGGGAATGCGAATTTGACCGGTTATTCCTATAATTCCCAGGCGAGGATCCCTTCCTTCAATATAGGGGCTACTAGATCCTTCGATTAG